A single window of Balaenoptera ricei isolate mBalRic1 chromosome 15, mBalRic1.hap2, whole genome shotgun sequence DNA harbors:
- the UFSP1 gene encoding inactive Ufm1-specific protease 1 — translation MGDKPPGFRGSRSWIGCVEASLCLDHFGGPQGRLCHVPRGAGLQGELERLYSHFAGGGGPVMVGGDADARSKALLGVCLGPGTEAYVLVLDPHCWGAPKNPSELQAAGWVGWREVSTAFDPNSFYNLCLTSCNSEKQLPTLD, via the coding sequence ATGGGCGACAAGCCCCCCGGGTTCCGGGGCTCTCGGAGCTGGATCGGCTGTGTAGAGGCCAGCCTCTGCCTTGACCACTTCGGGGGTCCCCAAGGGCGCCTATGTCACGTGCCCCGTGGAGCGGGGCTTCAGGGGGAACTGGAGAGGCTTTATTCCCACTTCGCAGGGGGCGGGGGACCTGTAATGGTTGGAGGGGATGCGGATGCCCGGTCAAAGGCCTTGCTGGGAGTGTGCCTGGGGCCAGGCACGGAAGCCTACGTCCTGGTATTGGACCCTCACTGCTGGGGTGCCCCGAAAAACCCCAGTGAACTACaggctgctgggtgggtgggctGGCGAGAGGTGAGCACAGCCTTTGACCCCAACTCCTTCTACAACCTGTGCTTGACCAGCTGTAACTCGGAAAAGCAGCTGCCCACCCTGGACTGA